A section of the Triticum dicoccoides isolate Atlit2015 ecotype Zavitan chromosome 7A, WEW_v2.0, whole genome shotgun sequence genome encodes:
- the LOC119327356 gene encoding peroxidase 1-like yields MSSLSMKCMLFTSAVTVALALFPVATVGAGLKVGFYSKSCPSAENLVQQAVAAAFKNNTGVAAGLIRLHFHDCFVKGCDGSVLIDSTANNTAEKDAPPNKPSLRGFEVIDAAKKAIEAKCPKTVSCADILAFAARDSIALAGNVTYKVPAGRRDGRISTNASALSNLPSPLSTAAELVGNFTLKNLTAEDMVVLSGAHTIGVSRCSSFTNRLYAFSNTSQVDPTMSSAYAFLLKSICPANSSQFFPTTTTDMDIITPTLLDNKYYVGLTNNLGLFTSDQALLTNSTLKASVDAFVKSEKSWKSKFVKSMVKMGDIEVLTGTQGEIRLSCRVINKGSPGLEINDGPDSAEFAGIATS; encoded by the exons ATGAGCTCCCTTTCCATGAAGTGCATGCTCTTCACCTCGGCGGTCACCGTTGCCCTTGCCCTTTTCCCAGTTGCCACTGTCGGCGCCGGCCTGAAAGTCGGATTCTACAGCAAGAGCTGCCCATCGGCAGAGaacctggtgcagcaggcggtggcTGCTGCCTTCAAGAACAACACCGGTGTCGCCGCTGGCCTCATCCGGTTGCACTTCCACGACTGTTTTGTCAAG GGTTGTGATGGCTCAGTCCTGATCGACTCGACAGCAAACAACACCGCCGAGAAAGACGCGCCCCCCAACAAGCCCAGCCTCCGTGGGTTCGAGGTGATCGACGCTGCAAAGAAGGCCATCGAGGCGAAATGCCCCAAGACGGTCTCGTGCGCGGACATCCTCGCCTTCGCCGCCCGTGACAGCATCGCGCTAGCAGGAAATGTTACCTACAAGGTGCCCGCCGGGCGCCGCGACGGCAGGATTTCCACCAACGCGAGCGCCCTCAGCAACCTACCCTCGCCGCTCTCAACGGCGGCCGAGCTGGTCGGCAACTTCACCCTCAAGAACCTCACGGCCGAGGACATGGTCGTCCTCTCCGGTGCGCACACCATAGGCGTCTCCCGCTGCTCGTCCTTCACAAACAGGCTATATGCCTTCAGCAACACCAGCCAG GTTGATCCTACGATGAGCTCGGCCTACGCCTTCCTGCTGAAAAGCATATGCCCTGCCAACAGCAGCCAGTTCTTCCCAACCACGACGACGGATATGGACATCATCACCCCGACGCTGCTGGACAACAAGTATTACGTGGGTCTGACCAACAACCTGGGCCTGTTCACGTCGGACCAGGCGTTGCTCACGAACTCGACTCTGAAAGCATCGGTCGACGCGTTTGTCAAAAGCGAGAAGAGTTGGAAGAGCAAGTTTGTCAAGTCCATGGTGAAGATGGGGGACATCGAGGTGCTGACAGGAACGCAGGGGGAGATAAGGCTCAGCTGCAGGGTCATAAACAAGGGGAGCCCTGGTCTTGAGATCAATGATGGACCCGACTCTGCTGAATTCGCTGGAATAGCGACGAGCTAG